One part of the Ziziphus jujuba cultivar Dongzao chromosome 2, ASM3175591v1 genome encodes these proteins:
- the LOC107418756 gene encoding salicylic acid-binding protein 2: MIRFLLLLVLLHLVCLAKNHVQAEAKEQKQHFVLVHGACHGAWNWYKIIPLLKSKGHNVTSLDLTASGINMKSIEDIHTFADYSRPLLEFMASVPPQEKVILVGHSLGGLNLALAMEKFPEKISVAVFLTAFLPDTLHRPSYVLEEQKNTMSPEDGWLDTRFSSYGSPEKPSTSMLFGPKDLSSKFYQLSPIEDLELAKTLVRTGSLFVEDLSKAKKFTESRYGSVKRVFIVCDEDKAIREKFQRWMIKNSGTKNVMVIRRADHMAMLSKPQQVFHSLLKIAYRYA, encoded by the exons ATGATTCGGTTTCTCTTGCTACTTGTTTTGCTTCACTTGGTCTGCCTAGCAAAAAATCATGTGCAGGCAGAAGCCAAGGAACAGAAGCAGCATTTTGTTCTAGTTCACGGTGCCTGCCATGGGGCTTGGAATTGGTATAAGATCATACCACTCCTGAAATCTAAAGGCCACAATGTCACCTCTCTCGACCTTACAGCTTCAGGCATCAACATGAAATCCATTGAAGATATTCACACCTTTGCTGACTACTCTCGGCCTTTGTTAGAATTTATGGCATCGGTTCCTCCGCAAGAAAAGGTAATTCTTGTAGGACATAGCTTGGGAGGCTTGAATTTGGCCCTTGCCATGGAGAAATTCCCTGAAAAGATCTCTGTTGCCGTTTTCTTGACTGCCTTTTTGCCGGATACCTTACACCGGCCCTCATATGTTCTTGAAGAACAG aaaaataccatGAGTCCCGAAGATGGATGGTTGGATACTAGATTTTCCTCCTATGGAAGCCCCGAAAAACCTTCAACTTCAATGCTTTTTGGTCCCAAGGATTTGTCTTCCAAGTTCTATCAACTCTCTCCTATTGAA GATCTTGAGCTGGCTAAGACTTTGGTAAGGACTGGATCGCTGTTCGTTGAAGACTTGTCTAAGGCAAAGAAATTCACAGAAAGTAGATACGGCTCCGTTAAACGGGTTTTTATTGTGTGCGATGAAGATAAAGCAATAAGAGAAAAATTTCAACGATGGATGATTAAGAATAGTGGAACGAAAAACGTGATGGTAATTCGCCGTGCTGATCATATGGCAATGCTTTCAAAGCCACAGCAAGTTTTCCATTCTTTGTTGAAGATAGCTTATCgctatgcttga
- the LOC107418820 gene encoding protein DETOXIFICATION 16 isoform X1, whose product MEREVNNPILSTPLIQVCEENGPENGIQISHGRSEILEEIKKQLWLAGPLISVSLLINLLQMISVMFVGHLGELSLSGASMATSFASVTGFSLLMGLSSALETLSGQAYGAKQYHMLGIHMQRAMFVLLVVSIPLAVIWANTRSILTFFGQDAAISAEAGQYARFMIPCLFAYGLLQCFIRFLQTQNIVFPMMLSCGITTLIHIILCWILVLKSGLGNRGAALANSISYWINVLLLGLYVKFSSSCAKSWTGFSKESLRNIPNFLKLAIPSSVMVCLVMWSFEMMVLLSGLLPNPELETSVLSICLNTAGTVWMIPFGLSGAVSTRVSNELGAGHPDAARLAVRVVLVLAITEGLLVGLVLILIRNIWGYAFSNELEVIKYVAIMMPILAVSNFFDGLQCVLSGNARGCGWQKIGAYVNLGSYYSVGIPSAVLLAFVFHIRGKGLWLGIICALVVQALSLFTITIRTNWEQEAKKATERVYESKIPVDIVS is encoded by the exons ATGGAGAGAGAGGTCAACAACCCAATTTTAAGCACGCCATTGATTCAAGTTTGTGAAGAGAATGGACCTGAAAATGGAATACAGATAAGTCACGGTAGAAGTGAGATTCTTGAGGAAATAAAGAAACAGTTATGGCTTGCCGGGCCTTTGATATCAGTGAGCCTGTTGATTAATTTATTGCAGATGATATCTGTGATGTTTGTGGGTCATCTTGGTGAGCTATCTTTATCTGGTGCTTCCATGGCTACTTCCTTCGCATCAGTGACTGGTTTTAGCTTGCTG ATGGGATTGTCAAGTGCATTGGAGACATTATCAGGACAGGCATATGGAGCAAAGCAATACCATATGCTGGGCATACACATGCAGAGAGCCATGTTTGTTCTCTTAGTTGTTAGCATACCCCTTGCCGTTATTTGGGCAAACACGAGATCCATACTAACTTTCTTTGGCCAAGATGCTGCAATATCAGCAGAAGCCGGACAATATGCTCGTTTTATGATCCCGTGCCTTTTTGCCTACGGTCTGCTTCAATGCTTCATAAGATTCTTACAGACCCAAAACATTGTTTTTCCAATGATGCTGAGCTGTGGAATCACAACATTAATCCATATTATTTTGTGTTGGATACTGGTATTGAAATCTGGACTTGGAAACAGGGGAGCTGCCTTGGCAAATTCCATCTCTTATTGGATCAATGTGCTATTGTTGGGCCTCTATGTGAAGTTCTCTTCTTCATGTGCAAAATCATGGACAGGGTTTTCAAAGGAATCTTTGCGAAACATTCCCAATTTTCTTAAGCTTGCCATTCCTTCATCTGTCATGGTCTG CTTGGTGATGTGGTCATTCGAAATGATGGTTCTTTTATCTGGTCTTCTTCCCAATCCCGAGCTAGAAACCTCTGTTCTTTCTATATG CCTTAACACGGCTGGAACAGTGTGGATGATCCCTTTTGGACTAAGCGGTGCTGTAAG CACTCGGGTTTCGAATGAATTAGGAGCCGGACACCCAGATGCAGCTCGCTTAGCAGTACGTGTTGTCTTGGTCTTGGCTATTACTGAGGGTTTATTGGTGGGATTGGTCCTTATATTGATACGTAACATCTGGGGCTATGCTTTTAGCAATGAATTGGAAGTGATCAAATATGTAGCAATAATGATGCCAATACTTGCAGTATCCAACTTTTTTGATGGCCTCCAGTGTGTTCTTTCAG GGAACGCAAGAGGATGTGGGTGGCAGAAGATTGGAGCATATGTGAACCTAGGATCCTACTATTCGGTGGGAATTCCATCAGCTGTTTTGTTGGCTTTTGTCTTCCATATTCGTGGAAAG GGTCTTTGGTTGGGAATAATATGTGCACTCGTGGTACAAGCGCTATCTCTTTTTACCATCACCATTCGCACCAACTGGGAGCAAGAG gcaaAGAAGGCTACAGAAAGAGTTTACGAGTCCAAAATTCCTGTCGATATAGTCTCATGA
- the LOC107418820 gene encoding protein DETOXIFICATION 16 isoform X2, whose translation MGLSSALETLSGQAYGAKQYHMLGIHMQRAMFVLLVVSIPLAVIWANTRSILTFFGQDAAISAEAGQYARFMIPCLFAYGLLQCFIRFLQTQNIVFPMMLSCGITTLIHIILCWILVLKSGLGNRGAALANSISYWINVLLLGLYVKFSSSCAKSWTGFSKESLRNIPNFLKLAIPSSVMVCLVMWSFEMMVLLSGLLPNPELETSVLSICLNTAGTVWMIPFGLSGAVSTRVSNELGAGHPDAARLAVRVVLVLAITEGLLVGLVLILIRNIWGYAFSNELEVIKYVAIMMPILAVSNFFDGLQCVLSGNARGCGWQKIGAYVNLGSYYSVGIPSAVLLAFVFHIRGKGLWLGIICALVVQALSLFTITIRTNWEQEAKKATERVYESKIPVDIVS comes from the exons ATGGGATTGTCAAGTGCATTGGAGACATTATCAGGACAGGCATATGGAGCAAAGCAATACCATATGCTGGGCATACACATGCAGAGAGCCATGTTTGTTCTCTTAGTTGTTAGCATACCCCTTGCCGTTATTTGGGCAAACACGAGATCCATACTAACTTTCTTTGGCCAAGATGCTGCAATATCAGCAGAAGCCGGACAATATGCTCGTTTTATGATCCCGTGCCTTTTTGCCTACGGTCTGCTTCAATGCTTCATAAGATTCTTACAGACCCAAAACATTGTTTTTCCAATGATGCTGAGCTGTGGAATCACAACATTAATCCATATTATTTTGTGTTGGATACTGGTATTGAAATCTGGACTTGGAAACAGGGGAGCTGCCTTGGCAAATTCCATCTCTTATTGGATCAATGTGCTATTGTTGGGCCTCTATGTGAAGTTCTCTTCTTCATGTGCAAAATCATGGACAGGGTTTTCAAAGGAATCTTTGCGAAACATTCCCAATTTTCTTAAGCTTGCCATTCCTTCATCTGTCATGGTCTG CTTGGTGATGTGGTCATTCGAAATGATGGTTCTTTTATCTGGTCTTCTTCCCAATCCCGAGCTAGAAACCTCTGTTCTTTCTATATG CCTTAACACGGCTGGAACAGTGTGGATGATCCCTTTTGGACTAAGCGGTGCTGTAAG CACTCGGGTTTCGAATGAATTAGGAGCCGGACACCCAGATGCAGCTCGCTTAGCAGTACGTGTTGTCTTGGTCTTGGCTATTACTGAGGGTTTATTGGTGGGATTGGTCCTTATATTGATACGTAACATCTGGGGCTATGCTTTTAGCAATGAATTGGAAGTGATCAAATATGTAGCAATAATGATGCCAATACTTGCAGTATCCAACTTTTTTGATGGCCTCCAGTGTGTTCTTTCAG GGAACGCAAGAGGATGTGGGTGGCAGAAGATTGGAGCATATGTGAACCTAGGATCCTACTATTCGGTGGGAATTCCATCAGCTGTTTTGTTGGCTTTTGTCTTCCATATTCGTGGAAAG GGTCTTTGGTTGGGAATAATATGTGCACTCGTGGTACAAGCGCTATCTCTTTTTACCATCACCATTCGCACCAACTGGGAGCAAGAG gcaaAGAAGGCTACAGAAAGAGTTTACGAGTCCAAAATTCCTGTCGATATAGTCTCATGA
- the LOC132800651 gene encoding uncharacterized mitochondrial protein AtMg00810-like: MEQPPGFLHPLFPHHVCLLHKSLKGLKQAPRAWFERLSSSLLKIGFLCSSSALISHIIQKLSLDFALKDLGIIHYFLGLEAKFFNGGLFLSQSKYTCDLLQRANMLHALAISTPIATKITPSIDDDDAVDATEYRSIVEALQYLTFTRPDIQHAVNRACQHLHSPTRLHLKAVKRILWYLKGKMNFGLRFLAQSHNTLSGCSDADWAGCPLTCRSTTDYCVFFGVNCISWSSKKQSTMARSSMKQSIGL; encoded by the exons ATGGAACAACCTCCTGGCTTCCTTCATCCTTTATTTCCTCATCATGTATGTCTTCTTCACAAGTCCCTAAAAGGCCTCAAACAGGCCCCGCGAGCATGGTTTGAACGGCTTTCCTCAAGTCTCTTAAAGATTGGCTTCCTTT GTTCCAGTTCGGCTTTGATCTCTCATATTATACAGAAGCTAAGCTTGGATTTTGCACTAAAAGATTTAGGAATTATTCATTATTTCCTTGGTCTTGAAGCTAAGTTTTTCAACGGAGGCTTGTTTCTCTCTCAATCCAAATACACGTGTGATCTTCTCCAACGTGCCAATATGTTACATGCCCTTGCCATCTCCACTCCAATAGCTACAAAAATCACTCCTTCCATTGATGATGATGACGCTGTTGATGCAACCGAGTATAGAAGTATTGTAGAAGCACTCCAATACTTAACCTTCACCAGGCCAGACATCCAACATGCTGTCAATAGAGCTTGTCAACATCTTCATTCTCCAACCCGGTTGCATTTGAAGGCTGTCAAACGGATTTTATggtatttaaaaggaaaaatgaacttTGGCCTTCGTTTCCTTGCACAAAGCCACAATACACTATCAGGATGTTCTGATGCTGATTGGGCTGGTTGCCCACTTACATGTCGAAGTACAACCGACTATTGTGTCTTTTTTGGAGTGAATTGCATCTCTTGGTCATCAAAGAAGCAGTCAACGATGGCTCGGTCCAGTATGAAGCAGAGTATCGGGCTATGA